The Halomonas sp. 'Soap Lake #6' genomic sequence TCTCATTTCAATGCCTCTCCTGCTGGGGACGTCATTCGTAATAGCCAGGTAGTTGGCTGCGTCTAGGTATTTTTCTTGCTGATGTTCAATGGCTGTCAGTATTGCCTGCTGATACGGCCGAAAAAACCCGTTTCTTGCTCACTTGTCGCTTTGGGGTTTTAGTTTTTAGTTTGTCGATTTGATACGCTGAGATTGTATTGTGCTGATCTCCTTGCGAGGATCGGGTTCTGAGGGGCACAGGGGCAAAGGGGCAAAGAGGCAAAGAGGACTGGGTTCAAGGGGGCAAAAGGGTGCAAGCGCATGACATATCATGATCTTTTTGAAAACAGCGGTTTAAAGTTGATTAATCTGCTTCCACAAGATGGTGAGGTCTATTACTACGGCAACATTCTAGATGCTGCTACGGCTGATCTGTATCTGGCTCAATGCATAGAAAGACTAAGCTGGGAGAGTGATCGCGCTTTTATTTACGGGAAAGAAATTATCACCAAAAGAAAGGTGGCATGGTATGCGGATAAGCCTGTTTCCTATATGTATTCAGGTCATACAAAGGTAGCTTTGATGTGGCCCGATTTTTTACATGAGATTAAACAGCGGGTAGAGCATAACAGTGGAGAACTATTCAACTCATGCCTG encodes the following:
- a CDS encoding alpha-ketoglutarate-dependent dioxygenase AlkB family protein, encoding MTYHDLFENSGLKLINLLPQDGEVYYYGNILDAATADLYLAQCIERLSWESDRAFIYGKEIITKRKVAWYADKPVSYMYSGHTKVALMWPDFLHEIKQRVEHNSGELFNSCLCNFYNSGDEGMGWHSDGEKELIDNGAIGALTLGGERRFSFKHKKSGERVSLNLAHGSLLIMKSTTQKNWLHSLPKTKKNVGPRISLTFRQMCI